A single window of Helicobacter pylori DNA harbors:
- a CDS encoding type IV secretion system protein, producing MKEKPFNSEQLIYLEELLSHQEKHLENKLSGFSVNDLDMQSVFRLERNRLKIAYRLLGLMSFIAFVLAIVLISILPLQKTEHHFVDFLNQDKHYAIIQRADKSISSNEALARSLIGAYVLNRESINRIDDKSRYELVRLQSSSKVWQRFEDLIKTQNSIYAQSHLEREVHIVNIAIYQQDNNPIASVSIVAKLLNENKLVYEKRYKIVLSYLFDTPDFDYASMPKNPTGFKITRYSITEIAPTNRND from the coding sequence ATGAAAGAAAAGCCTTTCAATAGCGAGCAGTTGATCTATTTAGAAGAGCTTTTAAGCCACCAAGAAAAGCATTTAGAAAACAAGCTTTCTGGTTTCTCGGTGAACGATTTGGACATGCAAAGCGTGTTTCGGCTAGAAAGGAACCGCTTGAAAATCGCTTACAGGCTTTTAGGTTTGATGAGCTTTATCGCGTTTGTCTTAGCGATCGTGTTAATCAGTATCCTGCCCTTACAAAAAACCGAACACCATTTCGTGGATTTTTTAAACCAGGACAAGCATTACGCCATTATCCAAAGAGCGGATAAAAGCATTTCTAGTAATGAAGCGTTGGCTCGTTCGCTCATTGGGGCGTATGTGTTAAACCGAGAGAGCATTAACCGCATTGACGATAAATCGCGCTATGAACTGGTGCGCTTGCAAAGCAGTTCTAAAGTGTGGCAACGCTTTGAAGATTTGATTAAAACCCAAAACAGCATTTATGCGCAAAGCCATTTAGAAAGAGAAGTCCATATCGTCAATATTGCGATCTATCAGCAAGACAATAACCCCATTGCGAGCGTATCCATTGTTGCTAAACTTTTGAATGAAAACAAGCTGGTGTATGAAAAGCGTTATAAAATCGTATTGAGCTATTTGTTTGACACCCCGGATTTTGATTACGCTTCCATGCCTAAAAACCCTACCGGCTTTAAAATCACTCGTTACAGCATCACTGAAATCGCGCCGACTAATAGGAATGATTGA
- a CDS encoding TrbG/VirB9 family P-type conjugative transfer protein, translating to MRKVLYALMGFLLAFSALKADDFLEEANETAPAHLNHPMQDLNAIQGSFFDKNRSKMSNTLNIDYFQGQTYKIRLRYAMATLLFFSKPISDFVLGDKVGFDAKILESNDRILLIKPLQIGVDSNISVIDNEGKIFSFYVFSTTFTSSKHPNLQVFIEDKNYYSNAFLKPQKENKEKENKENTLENAPTNNKPLKEEKEETKTPEEEVITIGDNTNAMKIIKKDIQKGYKALKSSQRKWYCLWACSKKSKLSLMPEEIFNDKQFTYFKFDKRLALSKFPVIYKVVDGYDNPVNTRIVGDYIIAEDVSAKWTLRLGKDYLCIRFVKKGKDE from the coding sequence ATGCGTAAGGTTTTATATGCCCTCATGGGCTTTTTGTTGGCTTTTAGCGCTTTAAAAGCCGATGATTTTTTAGAAGAAGCGAACGAAACAGCCCCAGCGCATTTAAACCACCCCATGCAGGATTTAAACGCCATTCAAGGGAGCTTTTTTGACAAAAACCGCTCCAAAATGTCCAACACCTTGAACATTGATTATTTTCAAGGGCAAACCTATAAAATCCGCTTGCGTTATGCGATGGCGACCTTATTGTTTTTTTCAAAACCCATTAGCGATTTTGTTTTAGGGGATAAGGTGGGCTTTGACGCGAAAATCTTAGAAAGTAACGATCGTATTTTGCTCATCAAACCCCTACAAATTGGCGTGGATTCTAATATCAGCGTGATTGATAATGAGGGTAAGATTTTTTCTTTCTATGTGTTTTCTACCACTTTCACCAGCTCCAAACACCCTAATTTACAGGTTTTCATAGAAGACAAAAATTATTATTCCAACGCTTTTTTGAAGCCCCAAAAAGAAAATAAAGAAAAAGAAAATAAAGAAAATACCCTTGAAAACGCTCCCACAAACAACAAACCCTTAAAAGAAGAAAAAGAAGAAACTAAAACCCCAGAAGAAGAGGTGATAACTATTGGCGATAACACCAACGCGATGAAAATTATTAAAAAAGACATTCAAAAAGGCTATAAGGCTTTAAAAAGCTCTCAAAGGAAATGGTATTGTTTATGGGCTTGTTCTAAAAAATCCAAACTCTCCTTAATGCCTGAAGAAATCTTTAACGACAAACAATTCACTTATTTCAAATTTGACAAAAGATTAGCACTTTCTAAATTCCCCGTGATTTATAAGGTCGTTGATGGCTATGATAACCCGGTGAATACAAGGATTGTAGGCGATTACATTATCGCTGAAGACGTTTCGGCTAAATGGACTTTAAGGCTGGGTAAGGACTATTTGTGCATCCGTTTTGTCAAAAAGGGTAAAGATGAATAA
- a CDS encoding DNA type IV secretion system protein ComB10, with protein sequence MNKWLKGALIVAGGFITITSISLVYHQKPKAPLNNQQNLLNDDEVKYPLQDYTFTQNPQPTNTESSKDATIKALQEQLKAALKALNSKEMNHSKEETFTNPPMNPKTTPPKKDFSLKQLDLLAARITPFKQSPKNYEENLIFPVDNPNGIDGFTNLKEKDIATNENKLLRTITADKMIPAFLITPISSQIAGKVIAQVESDIFASMGKAVLIPKGSKVIGYYSNNNKMGEYRLDIVWSRIITPHGINIMLTNAKGADIKGYNGLVGELIERNFQRYGVPLLLSTLTNGLLIGITSALNNRGNKEEVTNFFGDYLLLQLMRQSGMGINQVVNQILRDKSKIAPIVVIREGSRVFISPNTDIFFPIPRENEVIAEFLK encoded by the coding sequence ATGAATAAGTGGCTTAAGGGGGCGTTGATTGTTGCAGGGGGTTTTATAACGATTACAAGTATTTCTTTAGTCTACCACCAAAAGCCAAAAGCCCCCTTAAATAACCAACAAAACCTTCTGAATGACGATGAGGTGAAATACCCCTTACAAGACTACACCTTCACTCAAAACCCACAGCCAACTAACACAGAAAGCTCCAAAGACGCTACCATCAAAGCTTTACAAGAACAGCTCAAAGCCGCTTTAAAAGCCCTAAACTCCAAAGAAATGAACCATTCCAAAGAAGAAACTTTTACTAACCCTCCCATGAATCCAAAAACAACCCCCCCTAAAAAAGACTTTTCTCTAAAGCAATTAGACTTACTGGCCGCTCGCATCACCCCTTTCAAACAAAGCCCTAAAAATTACGAAGAAAACCTGATTTTCCCTGTGGATAACCCTAATGGCATTGATGGTTTCACTAACCTTAAAGAAAAAGACATCGCCACTAATGAAAACAAGCTTTTACGCACCATTACAGCCGATAAAATGATACCCGCTTTTTTGATCACGCCCATTTCTAGCCAGATCGCTGGTAAAGTCATCGCGCAAGTGGAGAGCGATATTTTTGCAAGCATGGGAAAAGCCGTTTTGATCCCTAAAGGCTCTAAAGTCATAGGCTATTACAGCAACAATAACAAAATGGGCGAATACCGCTTGGATATTGTATGGAGCCGCATCATCACTCCCCATGGGATCAATATCATGCTCACTAACGCTAAAGGGGCGGACATTAAAGGCTATAACGGCTTAGTGGGGGAATTGATTGAAAGGAATTTCCAACGCTATGGCGTGCCGTTACTGCTTTCTACGCTCACTAACGGCCTATTGATTGGGATCACTTCGGCTTTAAACAACAGAGGCAATAAAGAAGAGGTGACTAATTTCTTTGGGGATTACCTTTTATTGCAATTGATGAGGCAAAGCGGCATGGGGATCAATCAAGTCGTCAATCAAATTTTAAGAGACAAGAGCAAGATCGCTCCCATTGTGGTGATTAGAGAGGGGAGTAGGGTATTCATTTCGCCCAACACTGACATCTTCTTCCCTATACCCAGAGAAAATGAAGTCATCGCGGAGTTTTTGAAGTGA
- a CDS encoding mannose-1-phosphate guanylyltransferase/mannose-6-phosphate isomerase, whose translation MKIKNILLSGGSGKRLWPLSRSLYPKQFLKLFNHKSLFELSFKRNASLVDETLIVCNEKHYFLALEEIKNEIQNKSVGFLLESLSKNTANAIALSALMSDKEDLLIVTPSDHLIKDLQAYENAMKKAIGLAQKGFLVTFGVSIEKPNTEFGYIESPNALDVKRFIEKPSLEKAIEFQKSGGFYFNSGMFVFQAGVFLDELKKYAPTILKGCERAFESLENTHFFEQKIARLSEKSMQDLEDVSVDIALMQQSHKIKMVGLNAKWSDLGNFNALFEEVANEPKENVSLNQTPIFAKESENNLVFSHKVSALLGVEDLAIIDTKDALLIAHKDKANDLKALVSEIETNNQELLQTHTKVYRPWGSYEVLHESGCYKVKILEVKPNARLSLQKHFHRSEHWVVISGMASVELDHQSFELQANESTYIPKNTLHRLANYGKIPLIIIEVQVGEYVGEDDIVRIDDDFNRQNQKNLI comes from the coding sequence ATGAAAATTAAAAATATCTTACTGAGTGGGGGGAGCGGCAAACGCCTATGGCCTTTAAGCCGTAGCCTATACCCTAAGCAATTTTTAAAGCTTTTTAACCATAAAAGCTTGTTTGAATTGAGTTTTAAAAGAAACGCTTCCTTAGTAGATGAAACGCTCATTGTGTGCAATGAAAAGCATTATTTTTTAGCCCTAGAAGAAATAAAAAACGAAATCCAAAACAAAAGCGTGGGTTTTTTATTAGAGAGCTTGAGTAAAAACACCGCTAACGCCATTGCTTTGAGCGCTTTAATGAGCGATAAAGAAGATTTACTCATCGTTACGCCAAGCGATCATTTGATTAAAGACCTTCAAGCGTATGAGAATGCCATGAAAAAAGCGATTGGTTTAGCCCAAAAAGGCTTTTTAGTCACTTTTGGGGTGAGCATTGAAAAGCCCAACACCGAGTTTGGGTATATTGAAAGCCCTAACGCTCTAGATGTCAAGCGATTCATTGAAAAGCCAAGCTTAGAAAAAGCGATAGAGTTTCAAAAAAGCGGGGGTTTTTATTTCAATAGCGGCATGTTTGTTTTCCAAGCGGGCGTTTTTTTAGACGAACTAAAAAAGTATGCCCCTACTATTTTAAAGGGGTGTGAAAGAGCGTTTGAATCGTTAGAAAACACGCATTTTTTTGAACAAAAGATCGCTCGTTTGAGCGAAAAGAGCATGCAAGATTTAGAAGACGTGAGCGTGGATATAGCTTTAATGCAACAAAGCCACAAAATCAAAATGGTAGGATTAAACGCCAAATGGAGCGATCTAGGGAATTTTAACGCTCTTTTTGAAGAGGTGGCTAACGAGCCTAAAGAAAATGTCAGCTTGAATCAAACGCCCATTTTTGCCAAAGAGAGCGAGAATAATTTAGTGTTTTCTCATAAAGTGAGCGCTCTTTTAGGCGTTGAGGATTTAGCCATCATTGACACTAAAGATGCTCTTTTAATCGCTCATAAAGACAAGGCTAACGATTTAAAAGCTTTAGTGAGCGAGATAGAAACAAACAACCAAGAATTGTTGCAAACGCACACTAAAGTGTATCGCCCTTGGGGGAGTTATGAAGTCTTGCATGAGAGCGGGTGTTACAAGGTTAAGATTTTAGAAGTCAAACCAAACGCTAGGCTTTCTTTGCAAAAGCATTTCCACAGGAGCGAACACTGGGTGGTGATTAGCGGGATGGCGAGCGTGGAATTGGATCACCAATCGTTTGAATTGCAAGCTAATGAGTCCACTTATATCCCTAAAAACACCCTACACCGCTTGGCTAATTACGGCAAAATCCCTTTAATCATCATAGAAGTTCAAGTGGGCGAGTATGTCGGTGAAGACGATATTGTGCGCATTGATGATGATTTTAACAGACAAAATCAAAAAAATTTAATATAA
- the gmd gene encoding GDP-mannose 4,6-dehydratase yields the protein MKEKIALITGVTGQDGSYLAEYLLNLGYEVHGLKRRSSSINTSRIDHLYEDLHSEHKRRFFLHYGDMTDSSNLIHLIATTKPTEIYNLAAQSHVKVSFETPEYTANADGIGTLRILEAMRILGLEKKTRFYQASTSELYGEVLETPQNENTPFNPRSPYAVAKMYAFYITKNYREAYNLFAVNGILFNHESRVRGETFVTRKITRAASAIAYNLTDCLYLGNLDAKRDWGHAKDYVKMMHLMLQAPTPQDYVIATGKTTSVRDFVKMSFEFIGIDLEFQNTGIKEIGLIKSIDEKRANALQLNLSHLKTGKIVVRIDECYFRPTEVDLLLGDPTKAEKELGWVREYDLKELVKDMLEYDLKECQKNLYLQDGGYTLRNFYE from the coding sequence ATGAAAGAAAAAATCGCTTTGATCACTGGGGTTACCGGGCAAGACGGGAGCTATCTGGCTGAATACTTGCTGAATTTGGGCTATGAAGTGCATGGGTTAAAAAGGCGCTCTTCTAGCATCAACACTTCTAGGATCGATCATTTGTATGAAGATTTGCATAGCGAGCATAAAAGGCGTTTTTTCTTGCATTATGGGGATATGACCGATAGCTCTAACCTCATCCATTTAATCGCTACCACTAAGCCTACAGAGATTTATAATTTAGCCGCTCAAAGCCATGTGAAAGTCTCTTTTGAAACCCCAGAATACACCGCTAACGCTGATGGTATTGGCACGCTAAGGATTTTAGAAGCCATGCGGATTTTAGGATTAGAAAAGAAAACACGATTCTATCAAGCCAGCACGAGCGAATTGTATGGCGAAGTCTTAGAAACCCCACAAAATGAAAACACCCCCTTTAACCCACGAAGCCCCTATGCGGTCGCTAAAATGTATGCCTTTTACATCACCAAAAATTACAGAGAGGCCTATAACTTGTTTGCGGTTAATGGCATCCTTTTTAACCATGAGAGCAGGGTAAGAGGCGAAACCTTTGTAACCCGTAAAATCACACGAGCCGCTAGCGCGATAGCGTATAACTTAACGGATTGTTTGTATTTAGGGAATTTGGACGCTAAAAGAGACTGGGGGCATGCCAAAGATTACGTGAAAATGATGCATTTGATGCTCCAAGCACCTACCCCACAAGATTATGTGATCGCTACAGGAAAGACCACGAGCGTGCGCGATTTTGTGAAAATGAGCTTTGAATTTATCGGCATTGATCTAGAATTTCAAAATACAGGGATTAAAGAAATCGGTTTGATTAAAAGCATTGATGAAAAAAGAGCGAACGCTTTACAATTGAATTTAAGCCATTTAAAAACAGGCAAAATCGTGGTGCGCATAGACGAGTGCTATTTCAGGCCTACTGAAGTGGATTTGCTTTTAGGCGATCCCACTAAGGCTGAGAAAGAGCTAGGCTGGGTTAGGGAATACGATTTAAAAGAGTTGGTTAAGGACATGTTAGAATACGATTTAAAAGAATGCCAGAAAAACCTTTACTTGCAAGATGGGGGCTATACTTTAAGGAATTTTTATGAATGA
- the hypE gene encoding hydrogenase expression/formation protein HypE, protein MDSVTLACGNGGKETNALIERVFMPYLKEWIIAFDEDAPKFKASGEYCVSTDSFVITPLIFNGGDIGKLCVCGSANDVSVQGGEPLFLNMGFILEEGLEIPLLKQILQSIQKELFKANLKLLSLDTKVVPKGSVDKLFINTTCIGKIIKPGISSHHLQQGQAIILSDTIANHGASLFAMRHEIKLKTNLESDCQLLYPLLKPLFLSDLKIDALRDATRGGLASVLNEWANSSRVKIVIEEEKIPLKEETKGICEILGLEPYALANEGVFVLALNQKDAPKALEILKSNEKAKNACVIGKVFENPYPSVVLKNAWGFERILEMPEGELLPRIC, encoded by the coding sequence ATGGATAGCGTAACTCTAGCATGCGGGAACGGAGGGAAAGAAACAAACGCTTTGATTGAGCGGGTCTTTATGCCCTATTTAAAAGAATGGATTATTGCGTTTGATGAAGACGCCCCTAAATTTAAAGCTAGTGGGGAATATTGCGTGAGCACGGATAGTTTTGTCATCACGCCCTTAATTTTTAATGGGGGCGATATAGGCAAGCTTTGCGTTTGCGGGAGTGCGAATGACGTGAGCGTGCAAGGGGGCGAACCTTTGTTTTTGAATATGGGTTTTATTTTAGAAGAAGGCTTAGAAATCCCTCTTTTAAAGCAAATCTTACAATCCATACAAAAAGAATTGTTTAAAGCCAACTTAAAACTCCTTTCCCTAGACACTAAAGTCGTGCCAAAGGGGAGCGTGGATAAGCTTTTTATCAACACAACCTGTATAGGTAAAATCATCAAGCCAGGGATTTCTTCGCACCATTTACAACAAGGGCAAGCCATTATCCTAAGCGACACGATCGCCAATCATGGGGCAAGCCTGTTTGCGATGCGTCATGAAATCAAGCTTAAAACGAATCTAGAAAGCGATTGCCAACTGCTCTATCCCTTATTGAAACCCCTATTTTTAAGCGATCTCAAAATTGATGCTTTAAGAGATGCGACTAGGGGCGGGTTAGCGAGCGTGCTGAACGAATGGGCGAACAGCTCTAGAGTGAAAATCGTTATAGAAGAAGAAAAAATCCCCTTAAAAGAAGAAACGAAAGGGATTTGCGAGATTTTAGGGCTAGAACCCTACGCGCTGGCTAATGAGGGGGTGTTTGTGTTAGCGCTCAATCAAAAAGACGCCCCAAAAGCCTTAGAAATTTTAAAAAGTAACGAGAAAGCGAAAAACGCTTGCGTGATTGGCAAAGTGTTTGAAAACCCCTATCCTAGCGTGGTTTTAAAGAACGCATGGGGTTTTGAAAGGATTTTAGAGATGCCAGAGGGCGAATTATTGCCTAGGATTTGCTAA
- the hypF gene encoding carbamoyltransferase HypF, giving the protein MNQITLFGVVQGVGMRPFVYTLAQKLGLVGFVRNTQAALEIILPAHKTESFLNALKKELPPLALVEKIIISPYDKALHFNDFRILESKNHPLNLLSQIPKDLGVCEDCLCEIRDKNSPYFHYAFNSCAKCGARYSLLNALPYDRENSALKPFKLCKFCASVYQDPTNKRFHIQGISCKKCGIALNYKRFKNDDALLECAKDLQKGKIIALKGLGGFALLCDARNFQTIERLRLLKNRPLKPFALMFKDLKSAKQHAFLNALECESLNSASAPILLARKKPNTRLAPNIAKNSPFYGVILPYTPLHALLLDLLDFPIVFTSANFSSLPLASDEKEIDSLHFIFDFKLTHNRAIIHRIDDSIVQRVDNIIRPMRLARGFAPLYLALPKRSNHSPKKILALGAEQKGHFSLLDSETSILLLSPFCGDLSVLENEKHFKETLNFFLKTYDFKPTLLACDKHQNYTTTQMAFDFNTPLLQVQHHHAHFLASVLDALLQNPHLNHPFIGIVWDGSGAYENKIYGAECFVGDLERIEETARFEEFWLLGGQKAIKEPKRLVLEIALKHQLNKLLKRVQKHFKEDELEIFKQMHDKKIQSIATNSIGRLFDIVAFSLGVVGTISFEAESGQVLENLALQSDEIAFYPFEIKNSVVCLKEFYQAFEKDLGVLEPERIAKKFFNSLVEIITALIAPFKEHVVVCSGGVFCNQLLCEQLAKRLKKLQRQYFFHKHFPPNDSSIPVGQALMAYFNPTIIKKG; this is encoded by the coding sequence TTGAATCAAATCACGCTTTTTGGCGTGGTTCAAGGCGTGGGCATGCGCCCTTTTGTTTATACCCTGGCTCAAAAATTAGGGCTTGTAGGTTTTGTGCGTAACACCCAAGCGGCTTTAGAGATCATCTTACCCGCTCATAAAACAGAGTCTTTTTTAAATGCCCTAAAAAAAGAATTACCCCCCTTAGCGTTGGTGGAAAAAATCATTATTAGCCCCTATGATAAGGCGCTTCATTTCAATGATTTTAGGATTTTAGAAAGCAAGAACCACCCCTTGAATTTGCTCAGTCAAATCCCTAAAGATTTAGGCGTGTGCGAGGATTGCTTGTGCGAGATTAGAGATAAAAACTCCCCCTATTTTCATTACGCTTTCAATTCTTGCGCAAAGTGCGGGGCGAGATACAGCCTTTTAAACGCCTTACCTTATGACAGAGAAAACTCCGCCTTAAAACCTTTCAAACTCTGCAAATTTTGCGCTTCTGTCTATCAAGACCCTACCAATAAGCGCTTCCACATTCAAGGCATCAGCTGCAAAAAGTGCGGTATCGCGCTCAATTACAAGCGATTCAAGAATGATGACGCTCTTTTAGAATGCGCTAAAGACCTTCAAAAAGGTAAAATCATCGCTCTTAAAGGTTTGGGAGGATTTGCTCTCTTGTGCGATGCGAGGAATTTTCAAACCATAGAAAGATTACGGCTTTTAAAAAACCGCCCCCTAAAGCCTTTCGCGCTCATGTTTAAAGACTTAAAATCAGCCAAACAGCATGCGTTTTTGAACGCGTTAGAATGCGAAAGCTTGAATTCTGCAAGCGCCCCCATTCTTTTAGCGCGTAAAAAACCTAATACAAGATTAGCCCCCAATATCGCTAAAAACTCCCCCTTTTATGGCGTTATCTTGCCCTATACCCCTTTGCATGCTTTATTATTAGATTTATTGGATTTCCCTATTGTGTTCACGAGCGCGAATTTCAGCTCCCTCCCTTTAGCGAGCGATGAAAAAGAAATCGATTCGCTTCATTTTATTTTTGATTTTAAGCTCACGCACAATCGCGCCATCATCCACAGGATTGATGATAGCATTGTGCAGCGTGTGGATAATATCATTCGCCCCATGCGTTTGGCTAGAGGGTTTGCCCCCCTTTACCTTGCTTTGCCCAAACGCTCTAACCATTCACCCAAAAAGATTTTAGCGCTTGGAGCGGAGCAAAAAGGGCATTTTAGCTTATTGGATAGCGAAACTTCCATTCTTTTACTCTCGCCTTTTTGTGGGGATTTGAGCGTTTTAGAAAATGAAAAACACTTTAAAGAAACTTTGAATTTTTTCTTAAAAACCTATGATTTCAAGCCCACGCTCTTAGCTTGCGATAAGCATCAAAACTACACCACCACTCAAATGGCTTTTGATTTTAATACGCCCTTGTTGCAAGTCCAGCACCACCATGCCCACTTTTTAGCGAGCGTCTTAGACGCATTATTACAAAATCCGCATTTAAATCACCCTTTTATAGGCATTGTCTGGGATGGGAGTGGGGCTTATGAAAATAAGATTTATGGGGCGGAGTGTTTTGTGGGGGATTTGGAACGCATTGAAGAAACCGCCAGGTTTGAAGAATTTTGGCTTTTAGGGGGGCAAAAAGCGATCAAAGAGCCTAAACGCTTGGTTTTAGAAATCGCTTTAAAACACCAACTCAACAAGCTTTTAAAACGCGTTCAAAAGCATTTCAAAGAAGACGAATTAGAAATTTTTAAACAAATGCATGACAAAAAAATTCAAAGCATAGCCACCAACTCCATAGGGCGTTTGTTTGATATAGTGGCGTTTAGTTTGGGCGTGGTGGGAACGATCAGTTTTGAAGCCGAGAGCGGACAGGTTTTAGAAAATCTGGCCTTACAAAGCGATGAGATCGCCTTTTACCCTTTTGAAATCAAAAACAGCGTGGTGTGTTTGAAGGAATTTTATCAAGCGTTTGAAAAGGATTTGGGCGTTTTAGAGCCTGAGCGCATCGCTAAGAAGTTTTTTAACAGCCTAGTAGAAATCATTACCGCTTTGATTGCGCCTTTTAAAGAGCATGTCGTGGTGTGCAGTGGGGGCGTGTTTTGCAACCAATTGTTGTGCGAACAATTAGCCAAACGATTGAAAAAGCTTCAAAGGCAGTATTTTTTCCACAAGCATTTCCCCCCTAATGACAGCAGTATCCCTGTCGGTCAAGCCTTAATGGCGTATTTCAACCCTACAATCATCAAAAAAGGATAA
- a CDS encoding agmatine deiminase family protein, with the protein MKRMLAEFEKIQAILMAFPHEFGDWAYCIEEARESFLHIIQTIAQHAKVLVCVHTNDTIGYETLKDLPGVEIARIDTNDTWARDFGAISVENHGVLECLDFGFNGWGLKYPSNLDNLVNFKLKHLGFLKHPLKTMPYILEGGSIESDGAGSVLTNTQCLLEKNRNPHLNQNGIETMLKKELGAKQVLWYSYGYLKGDDTDSHTDTLARFLNKDTIVYSACEDENDEHYTALKKMQEELKTFKKLDGTPYKLIPLEIPKAIYDANQQRLPATYVNFLLCNNALIVPTYNDPKDVLILETLKQHTPLEVIGVDCNTLIKQHGSLHCVTMQLY; encoded by the coding sequence ATGAAAAGAATGTTAGCGGAGTTTGAAAAAATCCAAGCGATTTTAATGGCGTTCCCCCATGAGTTTGGCGATTGGGCGTATTGTATTGAAGAAGCTAGGGAGAGCTTTTTACACATCATTCAAACCATAGCCCAACACGCTAAAGTGCTAGTGTGCGTCCATACTAACGACACTATCGGTTATGAAACGCTTAAAGACTTACCCGGCGTAGAGATCGCAAGGATTGACACCAACGACACATGGGCTAGGGATTTTGGAGCGATCAGCGTTGAAAATCATGGCGTTTTAGAGTGCTTGGACTTTGGTTTTAATGGCTGGGGGTTAAAATACCCGTCCAATTTAGACAATTTAGTGAATTTCAAGCTCAAACATTTAGGGTTTTTAAAACACCCTTTAAAAACGATGCCCTATATTTTAGAGGGCGGGAGCATAGAAAGCGATGGGGCCGGGAGCGTTTTAACCAACACCCAATGCCTGCTAGAAAAAAATCGTAACCCCCATTTGAATCAAAATGGAATAGAAACCATGCTTAAAAAGGAATTAGGGGCTAAACAAGTGCTGTGGTATTCTTATGGCTATTTAAAAGGCGATGATACGGATAGCCATACCGACACGCTCGCTCGTTTTTTAAATAAAGACACCATTGTTTATAGTGCATGCGAAGATGAAAACGATGAGCATTACACAGCCTTAAAAAAAATGCAAGAAGAATTAAAAACCTTTAAAAAACTAGACGGCACGCCTTATAAACTCATCCCCCTAGAAATCCCTAAAGCCATTTATGATGCAAACCAACAGCGCTTACCGGCAACTTATGTGAATTTTTTATTGTGCAATAACGCTTTAATCGTCCCCACCTACAACGACCCTAAAGACGTGCTCATTTTAGAAACCTTAAAACAACACACGCCCTTAGAAGTGATAGGGGTTGATTGTAATACTCTAATCAAACAGCATGGGAGTTTGCATTGTGTAACGATGCAGCTTTATTGA
- a CDS encoding DNA-methyltransferase, translating to MIQIYHADAFEIIKDFHQQNLKVDAIITDPPYNISVKNNFSTLKSAKRQGIDFGEWDKNFKLLEWIARYAPLVNPNGCMVIFCSYRFISYIADFLEENGFVVKDFIQWVKNNPMPRNIHRRYVQDTEFALWAVKKKAKWVFNKPENEKYLRPLILKSPVVSGLERVKHPTQKSLALMEKIISIHTNPNDIVLDPFMGSGTTGLACKNLKRNFIGIESEKEYFQIAKKRLS from the coding sequence ATGATACAAATTTATCACGCTGACGCTTTTGAAATCATCAAGGATTTTCACCAGCAGAATTTAAAAGTGGATGCGATCATCACTGATCCTCCTTATAACATTTCGGTTAAAAACAATTTTTCCACCCTAAAGAGCGCTAAAAGGCAAGGCATAGATTTTGGGGAATGGGATAAAAATTTCAAGCTTTTAGAATGGATCGCACGCTACGCCCCCTTAGTCAATCCAAACGGCTGCATGGTTATTTTTTGCTCTTATAGGTTTATAAGCTATATCGCTGATTTTTTAGAAGAAAACGGCTTTGTGGTCAAAGACTTTATCCAATGGGTTAAAAATAATCCCATGCCAAGAAACATTCACCGGCGCTATGTCCAAGACACGGAATTTGCCCTGTGGGCGGTTAAAAAGAAAGCCAAATGGGTGTTTAACAAACCTGAAAATGAAAAATATTTACGGCCTTTGATCTTAAAAAGCCCTGTGGTGAGCGGGCTTGAAAGAGTGAAACACCCCACGCAAAAAAGCCTAGCCTTAATGGAAAAAATCATTTCCATCCACACAAACCCTAATGACATCGTGCTAGATCCTTTCATGGGGAGCGGCACCACCGGCTTAGCGTGCAAAAATTTAAAACGAAATTTTATCGGTATAGAATCAGAAAAAGAATATTTTCAAATCGCTAAAAAGCGTTTGAGCTAG